Proteins encoded within one genomic window of Citrobacter amalonaticus Y19:
- the dut gene encoding dUTP diphosphatase: protein MMKKIDVKILDPRVGKQFPLPTYATSGSAGLDLRACLDDAVELAPGATTLLPTGLAIHIADPSLAAVILPRSGLGHKHGIVLGNLVGLIDSDYQGQLMVSVWNRGQDSFTIEPGERIAQMVFVPVVQAEFNLVEEFDATHRGEGGFGHSGRK, encoded by the coding sequence ATGATGAAAAAAATCGACGTTAAGATTCTGGATCCGCGTGTTGGCAAGCAATTCCCGCTGCCGACGTATGCCACCTCCGGTTCCGCCGGACTTGACCTGCGGGCATGTCTCGATGACGCCGTAGAACTGGCGCCGGGCGCAACCACGCTGCTGCCAACCGGGCTGGCTATTCATATTGCCGATCCCTCTCTGGCTGCCGTCATCCTGCCGCGCTCGGGCCTGGGCCATAAGCATGGTATCGTGCTGGGCAACCTGGTGGGGTTGATTGACTCCGACTATCAGGGGCAACTGATGGTGTCCGTCTGGAACCGAGGTCAGGACAGTTTCACCATTGAACCGGGTGAACGTATCGCCCAGATGGTCTTTGTGCCGGTCGTACAGGCCGAATTTAACCTGGTGGAAGAGTTTGATGCCACCCACCGTGGTGAAGGCGGTTTCGGCCATTCCGGTCGTAAGTAA
- the pyrE gene encoding orotate phosphoribosyltransferase, translated as MKPYQRQFIEFALNKQVLKFGEFTLKSGRKSPYFFNAGLFNTGRDLALLGRFYAEALVDSGIEFDLLFGPAYKGIPIATTTAVALAEHHDKDLPYCFNRKEAKDHGEGGNLVGSALQGRVMLVDDVITAGTAIRESMEIIQANGATLAGVLISLDRQERGRGEISAIQEVERDYGCKVISIITLKELIAYLEEKPEMAEHLASVRAYREEFGV; from the coding sequence ATGAAACCCTATCAACGCCAGTTTATTGAGTTTGCGCTTAACAAACAGGTACTCAAGTTTGGCGAGTTCACGCTGAAATCTGGGCGCAAGAGCCCCTATTTCTTCAACGCCGGGCTGTTTAATACCGGGCGCGATCTGGCACTGTTAGGCCGTTTTTACGCCGAGGCGTTGGTGGATTCTGGTATTGAGTTTGATCTGCTTTTTGGCCCGGCTTACAAAGGCATTCCCATTGCGACCACCACGGCGGTCGCGCTGGCGGAGCATCACGACAAGGACCTGCCGTACTGCTTTAACCGCAAAGAAGCCAAAGATCATGGCGAAGGCGGTAACCTGGTTGGCAGCGCATTGCAGGGGCGCGTGATGCTGGTGGATGATGTGATCACCGCCGGTACGGCTATCCGCGAGTCGATGGAAATCATCCAGGCCAATGGCGCGACGCTGGCTGGTGTGCTGATCTCTTTAGATCGTCAGGAACGGGGCCGTGGCGAGATTTCCGCCATTCAGGAAGTCGAGCGCGATTATGGCTGTAAGGTGATTTCCATCATTACCCTGAAAGAGCTGATTGCTTATCTGGAAGAGAAGCCGGAAATGGCTGAACATCTGGCGTCGGTGCGGGCGTATCGGGAAGAATTTGGCGTTTAA
- the slmA gene encoding nucleoid occlusion factor SlmA has product MAEKQTAKRNRREEILQSLALMLESSDGSQRITTAKLAASVGVSEAALYRHFPSKTRMFDSLIEFIEDSLITRINLILKDEKDTHARLRLIVLLILGFGERNPGLTRILTGHALMFEQDRLQGRINQLFERIEAQLRQVLREKRMREGEGYVTDETLLASQLLAFCEGMLSRFVRSEFKYRPTDDFDARWPLLASQLQ; this is encoded by the coding sequence ATGGCAGAAAAACAAACTGCGAAAAGGAATCGTCGCGAAGAAATACTTCAGTCTCTGGCGCTGATGCTGGAATCCAGCGATGGAAGCCAGCGCATCACAACGGCAAAACTGGCGGCTTCTGTCGGCGTTTCCGAAGCGGCGTTGTATCGTCACTTTCCCAGCAAGACCCGCATGTTCGATAGCCTGATTGAGTTTATCGAAGACAGCCTGATTACCCGTATCAATTTGATTCTGAAAGATGAAAAAGACACCCACGCGCGTCTGCGTCTGATTGTGTTGTTGATTCTGGGTTTTGGTGAGCGCAATCCCGGCCTGACGCGTATCCTGACCGGACATGCGCTAATGTTTGAACAGGATCGTTTGCAAGGGCGCATCAATCAACTGTTTGAACGCATTGAAGCGCAACTGCGCCAGGTGCTGCGGGAAAAGCGGATGCGCGAAGGTGAAGGATACGTGACGGATGAAACGTTGCTGGCAAGCCAGTTGCTCGCCTTCTGCGAAGGTATGCTGTCGCGCTTCGTGCGTAGTGAATTCAAATACCGTCCAACGGATGATTTCGACGCCCGCTGGCCACTGCTCGCCTCACAACTGCAGTAA